The Raoultibacter phocaeensis genome contains a region encoding:
- a CDS encoding VanW family protein, which produces MPGSHNPLGQTTLWTKEPNKNSGASGFAGALKTFFLTLGGIAAMVFSALGRFFGFLFHTIARSKAAVIAVAIVVFFGTAFGIDLAVNWGKVYPGVTVGEVDLSGKSVEEARDLLESTYAPRLANKEVLIFANEEASEDIEAALAKAENNALAEQQSVDEAKANKVLWTADAASLSATFDAEGLAFRALAVGREEGGVVARIDALLFGEHLKPTATFDWQAIDGLAEEIDAAIGQVRMNFDILVSDGVARITEGRDGNMVDREALEAELNDAFLSEAGERAVFVAHTEYAPIQISRDEAQRVCDLVNKTISEGATFSYKGTVWEASASDIGSWVKTRVVGEENAYALEPYLDQSIAKGIVINHLKSTFDGDAIKVTFEIAGDEQIVHTETDETIPVAGQAVSDLERALFDASSDSAQSGSAPIIEVGEKKVPDTMPLSEALENGVISSIATFTTEYTAEPSSRQHNIHLGADLLNNSIIKADGGTWSFNDTSGDYNEEAGFQGAGAILDDEFVDAIGGGICQVATTVFNAVYDSGFPVVTRHNHSLYIASYPAGRDAAVAYPDLDLVWKNDSPSDVLLAMSYTDTTVTATLYGVNPEYQVETSIGEWQEGEKFKTKTKVDENLAPGTSYVKTVGTDGRKISIVRMVKDKNGTILHEDLFSSTYSPINEVKIEGPPVKEQTGEEKNDQSESSAGQGGAESNGNA; this is translated from the coding sequence ATGCCCGGATCGCACAACCCGCTCGGGCAAACGACGCTTTGGACCAAAGAGCCGAACAAGAATTCCGGCGCATCGGGCTTCGCGGGTGCGCTCAAGACGTTCTTCTTGACTCTCGGCGGCATAGCGGCCATGGTGTTTTCCGCACTCGGCAGGTTCTTCGGGTTTCTGTTCCACACTATCGCCCGAAGCAAAGCGGCCGTCATCGCGGTCGCAATCGTCGTTTTCTTCGGAACGGCCTTCGGTATCGATTTAGCTGTGAACTGGGGGAAGGTGTATCCCGGGGTTACGGTAGGGGAGGTCGATCTCAGCGGTAAATCCGTCGAAGAGGCGCGCGATCTGCTCGAGTCGACGTATGCGCCCCGTCTCGCCAACAAAGAGGTGCTTATATTCGCCAACGAGGAAGCAAGCGAAGACATCGAGGCTGCACTCGCGAAAGCCGAGAACAATGCGCTTGCCGAACAGCAATCGGTTGACGAGGCGAAGGCGAACAAGGTGCTTTGGACGGCCGATGCGGCTTCGCTTTCGGCTACCTTCGATGCCGAGGGGCTGGCCTTCCGCGCGTTGGCCGTTGGACGCGAGGAGGGCGGGGTAGTCGCGCGCATTGATGCGCTTCTGTTCGGCGAGCACCTTAAGCCAACGGCAACGTTCGACTGGCAGGCGATCGACGGACTTGCGGAGGAGATCGATGCCGCCATCGGGCAGGTCCGCATGAACTTCGATATTCTTGTCAGCGACGGTGTGGCGCGCATCACCGAGGGGCGCGACGGCAACATGGTCGACAGAGAAGCGCTCGAAGCGGAGCTCAACGATGCATTTTTATCCGAGGCGGGTGAACGGGCGGTCTTTGTGGCCCACACCGAGTATGCCCCCATCCAGATATCGCGTGACGAGGCGCAGCGCGTATGCGATCTCGTGAACAAAACGATATCCGAGGGCGCAACGTTTTCCTACAAAGGGACTGTTTGGGAAGCGTCGGCAAGCGATATCGGATCATGGGTGAAAACGCGTGTTGTCGGCGAAGAAAATGCGTATGCGCTCGAGCCCTACCTCGATCAGAGCATCGCCAAGGGCATCGTGATCAACCACCTCAAATCGACGTTCGACGGCGATGCTATCAAGGTGACGTTCGAAATCGCGGGCGACGAGCAGATCGTGCATACCGAAACCGATGAGACCATCCCCGTTGCGGGCCAAGCGGTCAGCGACCTCGAACGCGCGTTGTTCGATGCGTCTTCCGATTCCGCGCAGTCCGGCTCTGCGCCGATCATCGAGGTGGGGGAGAAGAAGGTGCCCGATACCATGCCGCTTTCGGAGGCGCTCGAGAACGGCGTCATCAGCTCGATCGCCACGTTTACGACCGAATACACCGCCGAACCCTCCTCGCGCCAGCACAACATCCACCTTGGAGCCGACCTGCTCAACAACTCAATCATCAAAGCAGACGGAGGAACCTGGTCGTTCAACGACACGTCGGGAGACTATAACGAGGAGGCAGGTTTCCAGGGCGCGGGAGCCATTCTCGACGACGAGTTCGTCGATGCGATCGGCGGTGGCATCTGCCAGGTAGCAACTACCGTGTTCAACGCCGTGTACGATTCAGGGTTTCCGGTCGTCACCCGGCACAACCATTCCCTCTACATTGCAAGCTACCCGGCGGGGCGTGATGCTGCAGTAGCTTACCCCGACCTCGATCTCGTCTGGAAGAACGACAGTCCCTCGGATGTGCTTCTTGCGATGAGCTACACCGATACCACCGTGACGGCGACCCTCTACGGCGTCAATCCCGAATACCAAGTGGAAACGAGCATCGGCGAATGGCAGGAAGGCGAGAAGTTCAAAACCAAGACGAAAGTCGACGAGAACCTCGCTCCGGGTACCAGTTATGTGAAAACGGTCGGGACCGACGGCCGAAAGATATCGATTGTGCGCATGGTCAAGGATAAAAATGGCACAATACTGCATGAGGATCTTTTCTCTTCGACATACAGTCCGATAAACGAAGTAAAAATTGAGGGACCGCCCGTCAAGGAGCAAACCGGGGAAGAAAAGAACGACCAGAGTGAATCAAGCGCCGGACAAGGCGGCGCCGAAAGCAACGGGAACGCATAG
- a CDS encoding CDP-alcohol phosphatidyltransferase family protein, producing MAKDTDKQIADGSGEPVSNRVFTVPNVISAIRLCMIPVFFVLLMEGYDILATFIYALAAGTDWIDGQIARRTHTVSKLGQLLDPAVDRLLMIAGVLGLLMVGRLPIWIIVVVLARDLLLLAGGAFLLSKYKIRVAVIYAGKVATTLLFVGFAGLLLNWPLIPGAGLIDVAWLPGLNAAAVSWGIWFVYAGLVLGLATTVYYVSAAIKKMKAARDDEAV from the coding sequence ATGGCGAAGGATACGGACAAGCAGATTGCAGACGGTTCTGGAGAGCCTGTCTCTAACAGGGTATTCACCGTCCCGAACGTGATATCTGCAATCAGGCTGTGCATGATCCCGGTGTTTTTCGTGCTTCTCATGGAAGGCTACGACATCCTCGCGACGTTCATCTACGCCCTCGCAGCGGGGACCGACTGGATCGACGGCCAGATCGCGCGCCGAACGCATACGGTATCGAAGCTCGGACAGCTGCTCGATCCCGCAGTGGACCGGCTGCTCATGATCGCGGGCGTGCTCGGCCTGCTTATGGTAGGCAGGCTCCCGATCTGGATCATCGTCGTCGTACTGGCGCGCGATCTGCTGCTTCTCGCAGGGGGCGCGTTTCTTCTCAGCAAGTACAAAATCAGGGTCGCCGTCATCTACGCAGGCAAGGTCGCGACAACACTGCTCTTCGTCGGATTCGCGGGCCTGCTGCTCAACTGGCCGCTCATTCCCGGCGCGGGCCTCATCGACGTTGCATGGCTGCCCGGCCTGAACGCGGCTGCGGTATCGTGGGGCATTTGGTTCGTGTACGCGGGCCTCGTGCTCGGCCTGGCAACCACGGTGTACTACGTATCTGCGGCCATCAAAAAGATGAAAGCTGCCCGAGACGACGAAGCGGTCTAG
- a CDS encoding 4Fe-4S dicluster domain-containing protein — protein sequence MGSFKLGKMTFGSMFKKPETILYPVETKPAPAGLKGHIVNDIDACILCGICQKRCPTGAIEVDKPAGTWSINRFRCVQCGSCVRECPKSCLSMDPSYTPPAAEKYVDVVSKVTATETEKTAKETE from the coding sequence ATGGGAAGCTTCAAACTGGGAAAGATGACGTTCGGCTCGATGTTCAAAAAGCCGGAGACGATCCTGTATCCGGTGGAAACGAAACCCGCCCCTGCGGGACTCAAAGGCCATATCGTCAACGACATCGATGCGTGCATCTTGTGCGGAATCTGCCAGAAACGATGCCCGACCGGGGCGATCGAAGTCGACAAGCCGGCCGGTACCTGGTCGATCAACCGCTTCAGATGCGTACAGTGCGGCAGCTGCGTGCGCGAGTGCCCGAAATCGTGCCTTTCCATGGATCCGTCGTACACGCCGCCCGCTGCTGAGAAGTACGTCGACGTCGTTTCGAAAGTTACGGCAACAGAAACGGAAAAAACTGCGAAGGAAACCGAGTAA
- a CDS encoding hydrogenase large subunit, with translation MGKATVIPFGPQHPVLPEPLHLDLVVEDETVIEAIPQIGFIHRGLEKLVETRDYNQFIYVAERICGICAFGHSMGYAETVERLMGIEIPKRAEYLRVIWHELSRIHSHVLWMGLAADAFGFESLFMHCWRLRERVLDVFEKTTGGRVIFSVVKVGGVVRDIDASQFEHMKSTLEGIKDEYAQICNAFLKDSSVKNRTAGVGYISEQDARDLCMVGPFARASNVNNDVRSIGNGGYGDLADFQPVLDTQGDCYARVKVRALEVLQSIDIIEEMIAKIPAGDIDVPVKGSPVLGAEAANVVEQPRGECYYYARGNGTKYLERMRMRTPTSQNLAGMTTALAGCDLADVNMIVLTIDPCISCTER, from the coding sequence ATGGGAAAGGCAACCGTCATCCCGTTCGGTCCCCAGCACCCGGTACTGCCCGAGCCGCTCCACCTCGATTTGGTCGTCGAGGATGAGACGGTCATCGAGGCGATCCCGCAGATCGGATTCATCCACCGCGGCCTCGAGAAGCTCGTCGAGACGCGCGACTACAACCAGTTCATCTACGTTGCCGAGCGCATCTGCGGCATCTGCGCGTTCGGCCACTCCATGGGCTACGCCGAAACCGTCGAGCGCCTCATGGGCATCGAGATCCCCAAGCGCGCCGAGTACCTGCGCGTCATCTGGCACGAACTCTCCCGTATCCACTCCCATGTGCTGTGGATGGGGCTTGCCGCTGACGCGTTCGGTTTCGAGAGCCTGTTCATGCATTGCTGGCGTCTGCGCGAGCGCGTGCTCGACGTGTTCGAGAAGACTACGGGCGGCCGCGTCATATTCTCCGTCGTCAAAGTGGGCGGCGTGGTGCGCGACATCGACGCCTCGCAGTTCGAGCATATGAAATCGACGCTCGAGGGCATCAAGGACGAGTATGCGCAGATATGCAACGCGTTTCTCAAGGATTCGTCGGTCAAGAACCGCACAGCCGGGGTCGGCTACATCAGCGAGCAGGACGCGCGCGATCTGTGCATGGTCGGACCGTTCGCCCGCGCATCCAACGTCAACAACGACGTGCGCAGCATCGGAAACGGCGGCTACGGCGATCTCGCCGATTTCCAGCCGGTCCTCGATACGCAGGGCGATTGCTACGCGCGCGTGAAGGTGCGCGCCCTCGAAGTGCTCCAATCGATCGACATCATCGAAGAGATGATCGCGAAGATCCCTGCAGGCGACATCGACGTTCCCGTGAAGGGTTCGCCCGTCTTGGGCGCGGAAGCCGCCAACGTCGTCGAGCAGCCGCGCGGCGAGTGCTACTACTATGCGCGCGGCAACGGGACGAAGTACCTCGAGCGCATGCGCATGAGAACGCCCACCTCCCAAAACCTTGCGGGCATGACGACCGCGCTTGCAGGATGCGACCTCGCTGATGTGAACATGATCGTGCTTACGATCGATCCTTGCATCAGCTGCACGGAAAGGTAG
- a CDS encoding NADH-quinone oxidoreductase subunit C produces MALQTEFLPLELADVKQLAADMKERGYRYVQMLAVNTDDGLDLQYAYMLGSDLKMYTVKGIQKGTKVPSITDIYLEAFVFENEVHDLFGAEIEGIAIDFGGKFYHVAMSEPMTVISPAQKEAREKAAKLAAAKAAKEKGASGGEAEDMEAKLAGMDPEKAAKVRAAMEAKAKKVAAAAEAAKADKIANLDPEKAAKVKAAMEAKAAREAAKKEASAAAEPAAADQKEGE; encoded by the coding sequence ATGGCTTTGCAGACAGAGTTCCTTCCCCTCGAGCTGGCCGACGTGAAGCAGCTAGCCGCCGACATGAAGGAGCGCGGCTACCGCTACGTGCAGATGCTCGCCGTGAACACCGACGACGGCTTGGATTTGCAGTACGCCTACATGCTCGGCTCCGACCTGAAGATGTACACCGTCAAGGGCATCCAAAAGGGGACGAAGGTTCCTTCCATCACCGATATCTACCTCGAGGCGTTCGTGTTCGAGAACGAGGTCCACGACCTGTTCGGTGCCGAGATCGAGGGCATCGCGATCGACTTCGGCGGCAAGTTCTACCACGTGGCCATGTCAGAACCCATGACGGTCATCTCGCCTGCGCAGAAGGAGGCGCGCGAGAAGGCAGCCAAGCTGGCTGCGGCGAAAGCGGCAAAGGAAAAGGGCGCTTCGGGCGGCGAGGCCGAGGACATGGAGGCAAAGCTCGCCGGCATGGATCCCGAAAAAGCCGCGAAGGTACGCGCCGCCATGGAGGCGAAGGCCAAGAAGGTAGCGGCTGCGGCTGAGGCTGCCAAGGCCGACAAGATCGCGAACCTCGATCCCGAGAAAGCGGCGAAAGTCAAAGCCGCCATGGAGGCCAAAGCCGCACGCGAAGCGGCCAAGAAAGAAGCTTCAGCCGCTGCGGAGCCTGCCGCAGCCGACCAGAAAGAAGGTGAGTAG
- a CDS encoding NADH-quinone oxidoreductase subunit B family protein, producing the protein MSYATKSPWVIHYDGSSCNGCDIEVLAALCPGFDVERFGIINTGNPKHADIFLVTGSVNEQNIKVVQEIYNQMVEPKVVVACGICACSAGIFHDCYNVIGGVDQAIPVDVYAPGCAVRPEAIIDAVVQGLGILDEKAKALEAKKKGA; encoded by the coding sequence ATGTCTTACGCAACAAAATCGCCGTGGGTCATCCACTACGACGGATCGAGCTGCAACGGCTGCGACATCGAAGTGTTGGCGGCGCTCTGCCCCGGATTCGATGTCGAGCGCTTCGGCATCATCAACACAGGCAATCCTAAGCACGCCGACATCTTCTTGGTCACCGGTAGTGTGAACGAGCAGAACATCAAAGTCGTGCAGGAGATATACAACCAGATGGTCGAGCCCAAGGTAGTTGTCGCCTGCGGCATCTGCGCGTGCTCGGCAGGCATCTTCCACGACTGCTACAACGTTATCGGAGGCGTCGACCAGGCGATCCCGGTCGATGTGTACGCGCCAGGATGCGCGGTGAGGCCCGAGGCGATCATCGACGCCGTGGTGCAGGGCTTGGGCATCTTGGACGAGAAGGCCAAGGCCCTCGAGGCGAAGAAGAAAGGAGCTTAA
- a CDS encoding complex I subunit 1 family protein, whose protein sequence is MNIIAVIIATIAFAVIAPVLGCLLAGLDRKISARMQGRVGPPLLQPYYDVRKLLSKENVSVNSSEGAYITCALVFTILAGGIFFSGGNLLMSVFVITLSALFFIVAAYSTRSPYAEIGAGRETLQVMAYEPMVLFMAVGFFMAAGTFDTAGVFTLDAPIITNIWLVFLGFLFILTIKLRKSPFDLSYSHHAHQELVKGITTEMSGPTLAKVEIMHWCENILFLGWTGLFFVWGNPLSLVLAVVAVIVIYFLEIWIDNNFARVKWQAMLKSAWVVALVAGGINIAVLAYL, encoded by the coding sequence ATGAATATCATCGCCGTTATCATCGCAACCATAGCCTTCGCCGTCATCGCCCCTGTGCTCGGATGCCTGCTCGCCGGTCTCGACCGCAAGATATCCGCCCGCATGCAGGGCAGGGTGGGACCCCCGCTGCTCCAGCCCTACTACGACGTGCGCAAGCTCCTGTCGAAGGAAAACGTAAGCGTCAACTCGTCCGAGGGCGCCTACATCACATGCGCGCTCGTGTTCACCATCCTCGCCGGCGGTATCTTCTTCAGCGGCGGGAACCTGCTCATGAGCGTGTTCGTGATCACGCTGTCCGCTCTGTTCTTCATCGTGGCCGCCTACTCCACGCGCTCGCCCTATGCCGAAATCGGCGCCGGACGTGAGACGCTGCAGGTTATGGCGTACGAGCCCATGGTGCTCTTCATGGCCGTCGGGTTCTTCATGGCCGCAGGCACGTTCGACACCGCAGGCGTGTTTACGCTCGATGCTCCCATCATCACGAACATCTGGCTCGTGTTCTTGGGTTTTCTGTTCATCCTCACGATCAAGCTGCGCAAGTCGCCGTTCGACCTGTCGTACTCGCACCATGCCCACCAGGAACTTGTCAAGGGCATCACGACCGAGATGAGCGGACCGACGCTTGCGAAGGTCGAGATCATGCACTGGTGCGAGAACATCCTGTTCCTCGGATGGACCGGCTTGTTCTTCGTGTGGGGCAACCCGCTCTCGCTCGTGCTCGCCGTCGTCGCCGTCATCGTCATCTACTTTTTGGAAATTTGGATCGACAACAACTTCGCTCGCGTCAAGTGGCAGGCCATGCTCAAATCGGCATGGGTCGTGGCGCTCGTCGCCGGCGGCATCAACATAGCCGTCCTCGCGTATCTGTAA